A window from Opitutia bacterium ISCC 52 encodes these proteins:
- a CDS encoding helix-turn-helix domain-containing protein produces MLPAQPNRSLMDGIRCLQILSTIPGPIGARELARRLDMETTRAHRLLKTLAHMGMARQNRHAKYMPGPAMHVLAAQSLYASGLIGNSTKPLRELHRKVGLITAFGMLWERNCYYLYHLMPGMSAEEAVGRMRLQPATQSGIGMMILSKKTDDEVRELYEGVDDIPSYMGGVEMVIEDLHRIRKLGYAFVETHSETAEVSLAAMCPNSLYTSVAVAGSFDESRIPELKACIDQALEEIFPVAP; encoded by the coding sequence ATGCTACCTGCGCAACCTAATCGTAGTTTAATGGACGGCATTCGTTGCCTCCAAATTTTGTCGACCATCCCAGGCCCGATCGGGGCTCGCGAACTCGCCAGGCGCCTGGATATGGAAACTACGCGGGCTCATCGACTGCTCAAGACCCTCGCTCACATGGGTATGGCGCGCCAGAATCGACACGCGAAATACATGCCAGGACCTGCGATGCACGTGCTAGCAGCACAGAGCTTGTATGCTTCGGGTCTGATTGGAAATTCGACCAAGCCACTGCGTGAACTTCATCGGAAGGTGGGTCTCATTACCGCTTTCGGTATGCTCTGGGAGCGAAATTGCTATTATCTTTATCACCTCATGCCTGGTATGTCGGCGGAAGAAGCGGTTGGGCGAATGCGTTTGCAACCAGCGACCCAATCGGGAATCGGCATGATGATCTTGTCCAAGAAAACCGATGATGAAGTGCGAGAGCTTTATGAGGGTGTAGATGATATTCCTTCTTATATGGGAGGGGTAGAAATGGTGATCGAGGATCTTCACCGCATACGCAAATTAGGTTACGCCTTTGTGGAAACCCATTCAGAGACCGCCGAAGTCTCACTCGCAGCTATGTGCCCAAATAGCTTATACACTAGTGTTGCCGTCGCCGGTTCATTCGATGAGTCAAGGATTCCGGAGCTCAAAGCCTGCATTGACCAAGCATTAGAAGAGATCTTTCCGGTAGCACCGTAA
- a CDS encoding OsmC family protein has product MVEMNLEYTGDLRALATHGPSGTVIQTDAPTDNMGKGESFSPTDLCGAALASCILTTISIKGQNKGWDLKGATAKVQKIMSDDLPRRISQLNVDIEIPNQFSEDDKQEMRHIADTCPVNQSLNPDIQVNLKLEWV; this is encoded by the coding sequence ATGGTTGAAATGAATTTGGAATACACGGGCGACTTGCGAGCACTTGCCACTCACGGTCCCTCCGGCACGGTTATCCAAACCGATGCTCCCACGGACAACATGGGGAAAGGTGAGTCCTTCTCCCCAACAGATCTCTGCGGGGCTGCACTCGCCTCCTGCATACTGACCACTATTAGTATTAAAGGACAAAACAAAGGCTGGGACCTAAAAGGAGCTACGGCCAAGGTTCAGAAAATCATGTCCGACGATCTCCCTCGTCGAATCTCGCAGCTCAATGTCGACATCGAAATCCCTAATCAATTTTCCGAAGACGATAAACAAGAGATGCGTCACATAGCCGATACCTGTCCGGTTAACCAGAGTTTGAATCCGGATATTCAGGTGAATCTGAAGTTGGAGTGGGTTTAA
- a CDS encoding arylesterase: MGDSITAGYGIGDDRAFPALIQEKLDEEGFDYAVMNAGVSGDTSAGGLARTNWLLNRPVDIFVLELGANDGLRGHPVESTRKNLTAILEKVKSKYPEAKLVLAGMQVPPNLGPDYSEAFRSAFEKVAQATGAHLIPFILEGVGGIEDLNQADGIHPTVEGHAIIADLVWEHLDPLLEK, from the coding sequence ATGGGAGATAGTATCACGGCTGGTTATGGAATCGGCGATGATCGCGCTTTTCCCGCTTTGATTCAGGAGAAGCTCGATGAGGAAGGCTTCGACTACGCGGTCATGAATGCCGGGGTGAGTGGCGATACGTCTGCAGGCGGGCTTGCCCGGACCAATTGGCTGCTTAATCGACCCGTGGATATTTTTGTATTGGAACTGGGTGCCAACGACGGACTACGCGGCCACCCGGTGGAATCAACTCGCAAGAACCTCACCGCCATTTTGGAGAAGGTAAAAAGCAAGTATCCTGAGGCTAAGTTGGTTTTGGCCGGCATGCAGGTCCCTCCCAATTTGGGTCCTGATTATTCGGAAGCCTTTCGCAGCGCCTTCGAAAAAGTTGCCCAAGCTACGGGAGCTCATCTGATCCCATTCATCTTGGAAGGCGTGGGTGGCATTGAAGATCTTAATCAGGCCGATGGGATCCATCCCACCGTCGAAGGCCATGCGATCATTGCCGACTTGGTGTGGGAGCATCTAGATCCGCTGTTAGAGAAGTAG
- a CDS encoding ABC transporter ATP-binding protein, producing MSILQVQNVFKTFTTESHEVPVLQDVNLSIEAESKCSILGPSGSGKTTLLGLCAGLDRPTSGSIYLNEHALHESSEDDLAQIRNLEVGFVFQNFQLIPSLSALENVLVPLELRGESSKQARAKELLSRVGLGDRFDHFPVQLSGGEQQRVALARAFIHQPSILFADEPTGNLDGDTSGMVEELLFDLNKEAGTTLVLVTHNLDLARKTDQIYRIHQGAVEVLENV from the coding sequence ATGAGCATCCTTCAGGTCCAAAATGTATTTAAAACGTTCACCACGGAAAGTCATGAGGTGCCCGTCTTGCAGGATGTAAACCTGAGCATTGAAGCAGAGAGCAAATGCTCCATCCTTGGGCCATCGGGAAGTGGGAAAACAACTCTCCTGGGATTGTGTGCTGGATTAGACCGTCCAACGAGTGGAAGTATCTATCTCAACGAACATGCCTTGCATGAATCGAGCGAAGATGACTTGGCCCAGATTCGTAACCTGGAGGTGGGCTTTGTTTTCCAGAACTTTCAACTGATCCCTTCCTTATCTGCCTTGGAAAATGTTTTGGTCCCGCTGGAGCTTCGGGGTGAATCCAGCAAGCAAGCTCGAGCGAAAGAGCTCCTATCACGAGTGGGCCTGGGCGATCGGTTTGATCATTTCCCAGTCCAGTTATCTGGCGGGGAGCAACAACGGGTGGCCTTGGCACGAGCCTTTATTCATCAGCCCTCCATTCTTTTTGCAGATGAGCCAACAGGCAATCTCGACGGAGATACCAGTGGGATGGTTGAGGAACTTTTGTTTGATTTGAATAAAGAAGCAGGGACGACCCTGGTTCTGGTGACGCACAACCTGGATCTGGCGAGAAAGACTGATCAGATCTACCGGATTCATCAAGGAGCTGTGGAGGTTCTAGAAAACGTATGA
- a CDS encoding ABC transporter permease, translated as MSRSDAGPGWKWVTLMAWRDSRRSRVKLVLFVLSIVFGLAALVAIRGFRTNVEDAIQSQSKELLGADVEFNSRSPFSEEIENFIDGLGGERTDEMRLATMGLFESNGGSRLVSMRAFEDSFPYYGIPETRPEVSMEQFHAERYVLLEESLYHQFEVSVGDQVKLGQIHFEVLGIMDRIPGESKLTGWVAPRVYISKNHLESTGLMQFGSRVSYRSYLKLENSDTIDEELETQRRFFRENRVGVDTVEEEQRELINSFQQVTDLLNLIGFMALILGGVGVTSAVHVYLSGKMDTIAILRCLGTKSSLGISIFLVQVSGLGLIASFIGSLFGTAIQFVIPVFVADYLPFELEARFSILDFGIGLFFGWLVCFLFTLLPLVPLRKISPLRVLRTGVENPGAMKKDPWVYLIVATLALALFGFGFAQTDSLKVNLGFSGGLLVVLGLLSLIAWLFLKAIKKLVSKGLPFAWRYGIANLYRPNNRSVLMLVALGLGFIIVLSLFLTKEAILKQIIVDRGGNSSNMILFDIQPHQLADVETVLEENNLPIVEAAPLINMRISELNGRPVREFMRRGPGREGGGRDRERRGEDEGPGGWALRREYRSTYRDHLTETETLIEGTFIAEASIEDEPIPVSIEEGLTEDLGVSLGDRLVFDIQGLALEVEIASIRKVDWNQVRANFFFVFPKGVLDDAPGIFMVATRTPDAVTTGKVQAELMDIHPNVSSIDLRSILSTIDDILGKITWVVQFMALFTILAGLMVMAGTIITSRYQRIRESVLLRTLGAGSKTIKGILFIEFAAVGFLASLVGGFVSIVATWSLMKFLFKLPLVVAWDAVGIGMVTMMVLTTVTGLLNSRGITKQPPLEILRDESS; from the coding sequence ATGAGCCGATCCGATGCAGGTCCCGGTTGGAAGTGGGTGACTCTAATGGCTTGGCGGGACAGCCGGCGAAGTCGAGTGAAGCTGGTTCTCTTCGTGCTTTCTATTGTGTTTGGATTGGCGGCCTTGGTTGCTATTCGCGGATTCCGGACCAATGTGGAAGATGCCATCCAGAGCCAGTCGAAGGAGCTGCTTGGAGCGGATGTGGAGTTCAACTCCCGCAGTCCGTTCTCGGAGGAAATTGAAAATTTCATCGACGGACTGGGTGGTGAAAGGACCGATGAGATGCGTCTGGCCACCATGGGGCTCTTTGAATCGAACGGCGGTTCGCGTTTGGTTTCCATGCGGGCATTTGAGGATAGCTTTCCCTATTATGGTATTCCCGAAACCAGGCCGGAAGTATCGATGGAGCAATTTCATGCCGAGCGTTATGTGCTGTTGGAGGAAAGCCTCTATCATCAATTTGAAGTGTCGGTTGGTGATCAAGTAAAGCTTGGCCAAATCCATTTCGAGGTGTTGGGAATCATGGATCGGATTCCAGGTGAGTCCAAACTGACCGGCTGGGTAGCCCCTCGAGTTTATATTTCTAAAAACCATTTGGAGAGCACGGGTCTGATGCAGTTTGGCAGTCGGGTGTCCTATCGCTCTTACCTCAAGCTGGAAAACAGTGACACCATCGATGAAGAGCTGGAAACCCAACGCCGTTTCTTTCGTGAAAATCGGGTCGGGGTGGATACGGTGGAGGAAGAGCAACGGGAGTTAATCAATTCATTTCAACAGGTTACCGACCTGCTCAATCTGATAGGGTTTATGGCGCTCATTCTGGGTGGTGTCGGAGTGACCAGTGCCGTTCATGTTTACCTGAGTGGCAAAATGGACACCATCGCCATTCTTCGTTGTCTGGGGACCAAGTCCTCACTCGGAATATCCATTTTTCTGGTACAGGTCTCGGGCTTGGGACTGATCGCATCCTTTATCGGATCCTTATTCGGCACGGCTATTCAATTTGTTATACCTGTCTTTGTTGCTGATTACCTGCCGTTCGAACTAGAGGCGCGGTTCTCAATTCTCGATTTCGGGATCGGGCTGTTTTTCGGCTGGCTGGTTTGCTTCCTGTTTACCCTCCTGCCTCTGGTTCCTTTGAGAAAGATATCACCTTTGCGAGTCCTGCGAACCGGGGTGGAAAACCCTGGTGCGATGAAAAAGGACCCGTGGGTTTATCTCATTGTTGCTACCCTGGCTCTCGCGCTGTTCGGATTTGGCTTCGCCCAAACGGATAGCCTGAAAGTGAATCTCGGGTTTTCAGGGGGACTGCTCGTGGTATTGGGTCTGCTGAGTCTGATTGCCTGGTTGTTTCTTAAAGCAATTAAGAAACTTGTGTCCAAAGGCCTTCCATTTGCTTGGCGTTATGGCATCGCCAATCTTTACCGGCCCAACAATCGCTCAGTTCTCATGCTGGTGGCGCTGGGTCTTGGATTCATCATTGTCCTTTCCCTCTTTCTGACCAAGGAAGCGATACTCAAGCAGATCATTGTCGATCGTGGAGGCAATAGTTCCAATATGATCCTATTCGATATTCAGCCGCATCAGCTTGCCGATGTTGAGACGGTACTGGAGGAGAATAATCTGCCTATTGTCGAGGCGGCTCCCTTGATAAACATGCGGATTTCTGAACTCAACGGCAGACCCGTTCGCGAATTTATGCGTCGAGGGCCTGGTCGTGAAGGAGGGGGACGTGACCGAGAGCGGCGGGGTGAAGATGAGGGACCTGGAGGTTGGGCCTTGCGAAGAGAGTATCGCTCAACCTATCGAGATCACCTTACCGAGACCGAGACATTGATCGAAGGAACGTTTATTGCGGAAGCCTCCATCGAAGATGAACCGATCCCGGTCTCCATTGAAGAAGGTCTTACCGAAGATTTGGGCGTGAGTCTGGGGGATCGCCTGGTATTCGATATTCAGGGTCTGGCTTTGGAAGTGGAAATAGCCAGTATTCGCAAAGTCGATTGGAACCAGGTCAGGGCAAACTTCTTTTTCGTTTTTCCAAAAGGTGTATTGGACGATGCTCCTGGTATTTTTATGGTGGCCACGCGAACGCCGGATGCTGTGACAACGGGAAAAGTCCAAGCTGAACTCATGGATATTCATCCGAATGTTTCTTCCATAGACCTGAGGTCCATCCTTTCGACAATCGATGACATTCTGGGAAAGATTACCTGGGTCGTTCAATTCATGGCCTTGTTTACGATTTTGGCCGGACTGATGGTCATGGCCGGAACTATCATAACCAGTCGTTACCAACGGATACGTGAAAGTGTGCTGCTTCGGACACTGGGTGCCGGATCAAAAACCATTAAAGGCATTCTTTTTATCGAATTTGCTGCCGTTGGATTTCTTGCCTCCTTGGTGGGAGGTTTTGTTTCCATTGTTGCGACCTGGTCCTTGATGAAGTTTCTTTTCAAGCTTCCCTTAGTAGTTGCTTGGGATGCCGTGGGAATTGGAATGGTGACAATGATGGTTCTGACCACGGTGACCGGTTTATTGAATAGCCGTGGAATTACGAAACAGCCGCCGCTTGAGATATTGAGGGACGAGTCGTCCTAG
- a CDS encoding aldose epimerase, with amino-acid sequence MLTRENLQDQEIFKWSLGPSTFRMLPQRGARLMDWELKLSGNQTRSVIHWPEGVDFQNLASIRGGNPILFPFSARTFHKGKIENWKSPSGEVLPMPKHGFARDGHFEIQAQDDSSITLKLVPVEEDALAYPFDYEFLVRYQFSMLSVEVEFLLSNLGSEKIPWSAGHHFYFTIPWQEGYSRKHYRTLMPGCKSVYHAADGALVSADFKGGEVSMDDPELVDRIHFRLKNNKVKFGLKNGEEDVTVIVSDAVRPLPGATVVTWTEFDDSPFYCVEPWMGPPNSPEHKKGLHWVEPGETDSFKVKVTLEE; translated from the coding sequence ATGTTAACTAGAGAAAACCTCCAAGATCAGGAAATATTCAAATGGAGTTTAGGGCCCTCCACCTTTCGGATGCTGCCCCAGCGTGGAGCCCGGTTAATGGATTGGGAACTTAAGCTATCTGGAAATCAAACGAGGTCGGTCATCCATTGGCCTGAAGGGGTAGATTTTCAAAACCTGGCGTCCATTCGCGGAGGGAATCCTATTTTATTTCCATTTTCAGCCCGCACCTTCCACAAAGGTAAAATTGAAAACTGGAAATCTCCCAGCGGCGAAGTACTTCCCATGCCCAAGCATGGGTTTGCCAGGGATGGTCACTTCGAGATTCAAGCGCAGGACGACTCATCCATCACTTTGAAGCTTGTACCCGTTGAGGAAGATGCCCTGGCCTACCCTTTCGACTATGAGTTCTTGGTTAGGTACCAGTTTTCTATGCTCTCGGTGGAGGTTGAGTTTCTCTTGAGCAATCTAGGGAGTGAGAAAATCCCCTGGAGCGCCGGCCACCACTTTTACTTCACCATTCCCTGGCAAGAAGGCTATAGCCGCAAGCACTACCGAACCCTCATGCCCGGTTGCAAATCGGTCTATCACGCCGCAGATGGTGCGCTCGTTTCTGCCGATTTCAAAGGAGGCGAAGTTTCCATGGACGATCCGGAGCTAGTGGACCGCATTCATTTTCGCCTCAAAAACAATAAGGTAAAGTTTGGTCTGAAAAACGGAGAGGAAGATGTCACCGTCATCGTCTCCGATGCTGTTCGTCCGCTTCCAGGAGCCACTGTGGTTACCTGGACTGAGTTCGACGACAGCCCCTTCTATTGTGTCGAGCCCTGGATGGGCCCACCCAACAGCCCAGAACACAAGAAAGGCCTCCATTGGGTGGAGCCGGGGGAGACCGACAGTTTTAAAGTGAAGGTGACGTTGGAGGAGTAG
- the floA gene encoding flotillin-like protein FloA (flotillin-like protein involved in membrane lipid rafts), translated as MIPVIGATTTVLSIVAIIVVLGIFFIILSFFSVWMKAYSSGAPVSMMNLITMRFFRKLPYSLIVEARITAVKAGIDLPIEHLETHYMAGGDIMQTTLALINAQKAGLPLDWDQATVIDLATKGTEKSVVAAVRTSINPIVIDCPASNSGKVTIDGVAKDGIQVKARARVTVRSNLERYVGSAQEETIIARVGEGIVTTIGSAESYKYVLENPDSISKNVLNRGLDVGTAFEIISIDIADIDIGENIGAHLQEAQAEANKKIAQAQAEIRRAAAVAQEQEMKAKVEEMNAKLVEAQSQVPMAIAEAFRAGNLGIMDYYRLENIQSDTSMRKSISDTDSDGPTPPTS; from the coding sequence ATGATACCTGTAATTGGAGCCACCACGACAGTACTATCGATCGTCGCGATCATCGTAGTACTCGGAATCTTTTTCATCATCCTTTCGTTTTTCAGCGTATGGATGAAGGCGTACTCTTCTGGAGCGCCTGTAAGCATGATGAATCTCATCACTATGCGCTTTTTTAGAAAGCTGCCGTATAGCTTGATAGTGGAGGCACGAATTACTGCCGTAAAGGCAGGTATCGACCTCCCAATTGAACACCTGGAGACCCACTACATGGCTGGTGGTGATATCATGCAAACCACCTTGGCCTTGATTAATGCCCAAAAGGCCGGCCTGCCTCTTGATTGGGATCAGGCGACCGTGATTGACTTAGCCACCAAAGGAACTGAGAAGTCTGTGGTCGCGGCTGTTAGAACCTCCATCAATCCGATTGTTATCGATTGCCCGGCTTCTAATTCAGGGAAAGTCACCATTGATGGGGTTGCCAAAGACGGTATCCAAGTAAAGGCACGCGCTCGAGTAACCGTTCGCAGTAACCTTGAACGTTACGTGGGTAGTGCTCAGGAAGAAACGATTATAGCTCGTGTAGGGGAGGGTATTGTAACTACCATTGGTTCAGCTGAATCGTACAAATACGTTTTGGAGAATCCGGATTCCATTTCTAAAAACGTATTGAATCGTGGTCTCGACGTTGGAACGGCTTTCGAAATTATTTCAATCGATATCGCCGATATCGACATTGGTGAGAACATAGGTGCCCATCTGCAAGAGGCCCAAGCTGAAGCGAATAAGAAAATCGCCCAAGCGCAGGCTGAAATCCGGCGTGCTGCTGCGGTTGCGCAGGAGCAAGAGATGAAGGCCAAGGTTGAAGAAATGAATGCGAAACTGGTAGAAGCTCAGTCTCAAGTGCCCATGGCCATCGCCGAAGCATTCCGCGCTGGCAATCTTGGAATCATGGATTACTACCGCCTTGAGAACATTCAGTCCGATACTTCCATGAGAAAGTCGATTTCTGATACTGACTCCGACGGACCCACACCTCCAACCAGTTAA
- a CDS encoding helix-turn-helix domain-containing protein, translating to MQSIGERLEEARKKKGISIREAADATKIRGDFLDCFEKDKFDIGIPDIYTRGFLSNYSKFLHIDPAKIVTDYNSFKLGRSKISKRDRGELLGRLDMPDQAPDKEEPASMEAQQSENLAPLGSFSQGGPETGTSGLVSNDADPEVDYSLYWKLGFAVAAVFAVFILLVYVVWNVINKESPEINPELVEAPVINSSGAQILESAEEVIKLIASGDVNVLVIEKASNNRLFSDPMAAGEEIEIRKNGPVTIAFSEGRNLSYTKGGQTYSPGTDGLGRITIP from the coding sequence ATGCAATCCATTGGGGAAAGATTAGAAGAAGCCCGGAAAAAAAAGGGTATTTCCATACGCGAGGCAGCTGACGCTACCAAAATACGCGGTGACTTCCTTGATTGCTTCGAAAAAGACAAATTCGATATCGGTATTCCGGACATCTATACGCGCGGATTTTTGAGTAATTACTCAAAATTTCTACATATTGATCCAGCTAAGATTGTTACCGATTATAACTCTTTTAAGCTCGGCAGGAGCAAAATCTCGAAGCGAGATCGCGGTGAATTGCTAGGCCGACTGGATATGCCAGATCAAGCTCCGGATAAAGAAGAGCCAGCTTCAATGGAAGCCCAACAATCCGAAAACCTCGCTCCTCTTGGTTCTTTCTCTCAGGGCGGACCAGAAACAGGAACTTCTGGCTTGGTCAGCAATGATGCAGACCCTGAGGTTGATTATTCACTCTATTGGAAACTCGGTTTTGCCGTAGCCGCGGTATTCGCGGTATTTATACTTTTGGTCTACGTGGTGTGGAACGTCATTAATAAGGAAAGCCCCGAAATTAATCCTGAATTAGTAGAAGCACCCGTTATCAACTCATCTGGTGCTCAAATTTTGGAGTCAGCTGAAGAGGTAATTAAGCTGATCGCATCAGGTGACGTGAACGTACTGGTTATCGAAAAAGCGAGTAACAATCGTCTTTTCAGTGATCCCATGGCAGCAGGTGAAGAGATAGAGATCCGCAAGAATGGTCCCGTCACAATAGCATTCAGCGAAGGTCGCAATTTAAGCTACACCAAAGGTGGGCAAACCTACAGCCCTGGAACTGACGGGCTTGGCCGAATCACTATACCCTGA
- a CDS encoding DNA translocase FtsK yields MANTKKKATKATQKKTLGSYTGKSRPVIGFIFLVIGILFLISLFAFDLDHSSYKRVDFVPTNSVVDGGQEFAVGVVGEKIAFWTLVIFGFSAWIVTLCWFWISYICFFKRSHLFKWPQVVAMAAYIFSISVLGSMIQEVFFEQRTEQIHNDWSYAEGLGGVVGTTLYTNFLRTALGPLGTSIVIGAMVVVSLMVLLTSDLSNMMERAQTWWAESKLARAERRKKRKEEKERKKAAELEAKELKDLGQPDAGSKKPKGKISLREDEEEETQLEPIELDDVEDEIVPLVTNKHTPVEQKPSVGLKSPIEGFSKKDEPEAEFKIVASKATRKASKKQIPKKRGSYIFPNLGLLQEPPQKDDSLDESEHQETATALVQTLASFNVKVKMGEVHTGPVITRYEVLPAPGVKVGKILSLENDIALGLKAMAVRIQAPVPGKGTVGIEVPNKISESVYLRDIIESEDWANSKAEIPIALGKEVSGRPLIADLTKMPHLLVAGATGAGKTVCINTIIASLLYHSSPEDVRFIMVDPKIVEMQVYNDLPHMLIPVVTEPKKVPGALKWLISEMERRYQVFAKMGVRNINGFNDKQKKKRQEEADRNAQDAMDDMATDDILGLDNIPEAEAPEIEVPRDAEIDIPDKYPYIVCIIDELADLMMVAAQDVEAGIVRLAQLARAAGIHLIIATQRPSVNVITGLIKANLPCRIAFRVSSKVDSRTILDANGADQLIGRGDMLFNLPDGSGKLIRSQGCFVSDDEINNIVDFLKQNGEPSFVEEVQQHLEADDEDVGELQDEEDDLFPEAINVLRTTGRASTSMLQRRLKIGYNRAARIMDLMEARGIVGPDNGSKPRDIIGDLDSL; encoded by the coding sequence ATGGCGAACACCAAGAAAAAGGCTACTAAAGCGACTCAAAAGAAGACGCTTGGTTCCTATACCGGTAAATCACGTCCGGTCATCGGCTTCATCTTCCTGGTTATCGGGATTTTGTTTTTAATTTCGCTGTTTGCATTCGATTTGGACCACAGCTCATACAAGCGGGTCGATTTCGTTCCCACCAATTCCGTAGTGGATGGTGGGCAGGAATTTGCTGTTGGGGTTGTTGGAGAAAAAATCGCATTCTGGACACTGGTCATTTTTGGCTTTTCCGCGTGGATCGTGACGCTTTGCTGGTTCTGGATCAGCTACATTTGCTTCTTTAAGCGGTCTCACTTGTTCAAATGGCCACAGGTCGTTGCTATGGCGGCCTATATTTTCTCGATTTCGGTGCTCGGCTCGATGATCCAAGAAGTTTTCTTCGAACAACGCACTGAGCAGATTCATAACGATTGGAGCTACGCAGAGGGTCTTGGCGGAGTCGTCGGAACCACCCTTTACACCAATTTCCTTCGCACAGCGCTTGGGCCCCTTGGAACTTCCATCGTGATAGGGGCAATGGTGGTGGTAAGCCTGATGGTTCTACTTACCTCCGATCTCTCCAACATGATGGAGCGAGCCCAAACCTGGTGGGCGGAAAGTAAGTTAGCTCGTGCAGAGAGACGTAAAAAACGGAAAGAAGAGAAAGAGCGCAAGAAGGCAGCCGAACTTGAAGCGAAGGAGCTAAAGGATTTGGGGCAACCCGACGCAGGTTCCAAAAAGCCAAAAGGCAAAATCAGCCTTCGTGAGGATGAAGAAGAGGAAACGCAGCTCGAGCCTATCGAACTCGACGACGTTGAAGATGAAATAGTTCCTCTCGTCACCAATAAACATACGCCGGTAGAGCAAAAGCCCAGTGTGGGTCTCAAGTCACCCATAGAAGGATTCTCCAAAAAGGATGAACCCGAAGCAGAATTTAAGATTGTTGCGAGCAAGGCGACCCGTAAGGCCTCGAAGAAACAAATTCCAAAGAAACGAGGAAGCTACATTTTCCCAAATCTAGGGCTATTGCAGGAACCACCCCAAAAGGATGATTCTTTGGATGAGTCAGAACACCAGGAAACAGCCACCGCTTTGGTACAGACTTTGGCCAGCTTCAATGTAAAGGTCAAGATGGGCGAAGTTCACACGGGTCCGGTTATTACACGCTATGAAGTATTACCGGCACCTGGCGTAAAGGTTGGTAAGATCCTGAGTTTGGAAAACGACATAGCACTTGGCCTCAAAGCCATGGCTGTTCGGATACAGGCACCGGTTCCAGGAAAAGGAACGGTGGGTATCGAAGTGCCCAACAAAATCAGTGAGTCTGTTTACCTTCGTGATATAATTGAGTCGGAAGATTGGGCCAATTCAAAGGCAGAGATTCCTATTGCATTGGGTAAGGAGGTTAGTGGTCGCCCACTCATAGCCGACCTTACCAAAATGCCTCACCTCTTAGTCGCGGGTGCGACCGGCGCAGGTAAAACCGTTTGTATCAATACGATCATTGCATCTTTGCTCTACCACTCCAGTCCGGAGGACGTGCGTTTTATCATGGTCGATCCGAAGATCGTGGAAATGCAGGTTTACAACGACCTGCCCCACATGCTGATTCCCGTTGTAACCGAACCTAAGAAGGTTCCGGGAGCTCTTAAGTGGCTCATCAGCGAAATGGAACGCCGCTACCAGGTGTTCGCCAAAATGGGCGTTCGCAATATTAATGGCTTTAACGATAAACAGAAAAAGAAGCGACAGGAAGAAGCTGATCGCAATGCCCAGGATGCCATGGATGATATGGCAACCGACGACATTCTCGGTCTGGACAACATCCCAGAGGCAGAAGCTCCGGAAATCGAAGTTCCTAGAGACGCTGAGATCGATATACCTGATAAATATCCATACATCGTATGTATTATCGATGAGCTAGCTGACTTGATGATGGTAGCTGCGCAGGATGTCGAAGCAGGCATCGTTCGCCTGGCTCAGTTAGCACGAGCTGCAGGTATCCACTTGATCATCGCTACTCAGCGACCCTCTGTGAATGTAATCACAGGACTGATTAAGGCCAATTTACCTTGTCGAATTGCATTCCGAGTGAGTTCGAAGGTAGACAGCCGCACCATTCTTGATGCCAACGGCGCCGATCAGCTGATCGGTCGAGGAGACATGCTTTTCAATTTGCCTGATGGATCGGGTAAACTCATTCGTTCCCAAGGTTGCTTTGTTTCGGATGACGAAATCAATAATATCGTGGACTTCCTAAAACAGAATGGGGAACCCAGTTTCGTAGAAGAAGTACAGCAGCATCTGGAGGCGGATGACGAGGATGTAGGCGAACTTCAAGACGAAGAGGACGATCTCTTTCCAGAGGCGATCAATGTATTGAGAACTACCGGGCGAGCTTCGACTTCGATGCTACAACGTCGACTCAAGATTGGCTACAATCGAGCAGCCCGTATCATGGATCTCATGGAGGCTCGCGGCATTGTTGGCCCCGACAACGGATCCAAGCCTAGAGATATCATTGGCGACCTGGATAGCTTGTAG